Proteins encoded within one genomic window of Candidatus Binataceae bacterium:
- a CDS encoding phosphoribosylanthranilate isomerase — MAVRIKICGITRCEDAEAAVSLGADFIGLNFYPPSPRCLSLAAAAAIAPVVKGRAQIVGVFVNADRAYIKERLESLELDLLQFHGDEDDDALAGWPVPVIRALRLPSDAPLDCIDLARIRADFILIDTFDSRLFGGTGRTRPFQALRALDLSRVFISGGLTPDNAMAAAALNPYALDVASGVESAPAIKDHDKLRSFIANARSSSIDRRLSTSRAKLSR; from the coding sequence ATGGCGGTGCGGATAAAGATTTGCGGCATCACGCGTTGCGAGGATGCAGAAGCGGCCGTCAGCCTCGGCGCGGACTTCATCGGGCTTAACTTCTATCCGCCGAGCCCGCGATGCCTCTCGTTGGCTGCGGCCGCGGCGATTGCGCCAGTGGTCAAGGGGCGCGCGCAGATAGTCGGTGTCTTCGTCAACGCGGACCGGGCCTATATCAAGGAGCGGCTTGAATCGCTCGAGCTCGATCTGCTTCAGTTTCACGGCGACGAAGATGACGACGCGCTTGCAGGATGGCCGGTGCCGGTGATTCGCGCGCTGCGGCTGCCATCTGACGCGCCGCTCGACTGTATCGATCTCGCCAGAATCAGGGCCGACTTTATTTTGATTGACACGTTCGATTCGCGGCTCTTCGGCGGAACCGGCCGCACGCGCCCCTTCCAGGCGCTTCGCGCGCTCGACCTGAGCCGCGTCTTCATCTCGGGCGGACTGACGCCGGATAACGCGATGGCCGCCGCCGCGCTCAATCCCTACGCACTCGACGTCGCAAGCGGCGTCGAGTCGGCGCCGGCCATCAAAGACCATGACAAGCTTCGGAGCTTCATCGCGAATGCCAGATCTTCTTCGATCGACCGAAGACTCTCCACCAGCCGTGCAAAGCTATCCAGATAA
- the trpB gene encoding tryptophan synthase subunit beta, protein MQSYPDKRGHFGEFGGRYVAETLMPALSELEREYRAARRDPAFRTELERLSREYVGRPTPLYFAANLTAKLGGARIYLKREDLCHTGAHKVNNTLGQALLAVRMGKARITAETGAGQHGVATATMAALFRRECEVFMGSVDVERQSLNVFRMKLLGAKVTAVDAGSRSLKDALNEALRDWIATVAHTYYLIGTAAGPHPYPMIVRDFQSVIGREARRQILAHEGRLPDALVACVNGGSNAIGLFYPFIKDRDVQMHGVEAGGLGLNGPSHAATITAGSVGVLHGNRTYLLQDELGQIRETHSIAAGLDYPGVGPELAWLKQSGRAEYAAVTDTEALEGLRLLSESEGIIPALESAHAVAYAARLAPAMARDRVMIVNLSGRGDKDMQTVARALGVAL, encoded by the coding sequence GTGCAAAGCTATCCAGATAAGCGCGGACACTTTGGCGAATTCGGCGGCCGCTATGTCGCCGAGACGCTGATGCCCGCGCTGAGCGAGCTCGAGCGGGAGTACCGCGCGGCGCGCCGCGACCCCGCTTTTCGCACCGAACTCGAGCGGCTCTCGCGCGAGTACGTCGGCCGGCCGACGCCGCTTTATTTCGCCGCCAACCTGACCGCGAAACTGGGCGGCGCCAGGATCTATCTGAAGCGCGAAGACCTCTGTCATACGGGCGCGCACAAGGTGAATAACACGCTCGGCCAGGCGCTGCTAGCGGTGCGGATGGGTAAGGCGCGGATCACCGCCGAGACCGGCGCCGGACAGCACGGCGTGGCCACGGCGACGATGGCCGCGCTGTTTCGGCGCGAGTGCGAGGTCTTTATGGGCAGCGTCGACGTCGAACGCCAGTCGCTCAACGTCTTTCGCATGAAACTGCTCGGCGCCAAGGTCACCGCGGTCGACGCCGGCAGCCGCAGCCTCAAGGACGCGCTCAACGAGGCGCTGCGCGATTGGATCGCCACGGTCGCCCACACCTACTACCTCATCGGCACCGCGGCCGGGCCGCATCCGTACCCGATGATCGTGCGCGATTTTCAGTCGGTGATCGGGCGCGAGGCGCGCCGCCAGATCCTCGCGCACGAAGGCCGCCTGCCCGACGCCCTGGTCGCCTGCGTCAACGGCGGCTCCAACGCGATCGGACTCTTCTATCCGTTCATCAAGGACCGCGACGTGCAGATGCACGGCGTCGAAGCGGGCGGACTGGGGCTCAACGGCCCCTCGCACGCGGCGACGATCACCGCCGGCAGCGTCGGCGTGCTGCACGGCAACCGCACCTACCTGCTGCAGGACGAACTCGGCCAGATTCGCGAGACCCATTCGATCGCCGCGGGACTCGACTACCCCGGCGTCGGCCCGGAACTCGCGTGGCTCAAGCAAAGCGGACGCGCGGAGTACGCGGCCGTCACCGACACCGAGGCCCTGGAGGGGCTGCGCCTGCTCTCCGAAAGCGAGGGGATCATCCCGGCGCTCGAGAGCGCGCACGCGGTCGCCTATGCTGCGCGGCTTGCGCCCGCCATGGCCCGCGACCGCGTGATGATCGTCAATCTCTCGGGGCGCGGCGACAAGGACATGCAGACCGTCGCACGCGCGCTTGGAGTGGCGCTATGA